Proteins co-encoded in one Girardinichthys multiradiatus isolate DD_20200921_A chromosome 11, DD_fGirMul_XY1, whole genome shotgun sequence genomic window:
- the LOC124876101 gene encoding alpha-crystallin B chain-like, whose protein sequence is MDIPIQYPWYRRGFPSRLSDLSLAEPLADWPLMWPFSWSFPFMRPSFMRWFNWPENGHSEMRMERDRFVIYLDVKHFSLGELSVNVSNEFITVLAKHEDRQIDHGFVSREFLRKYRLPSGVIGADITSNLSSDGILTITAPRSSPGPDCNIPISFENGTQKQKM, encoded by the exons ATGGATATTCCCATTCAGTACCCCTGGTACCGCCGTGGCTTCCCAAGCCGGTTGTCTGACCTCTCTTTGGCAGAACCTCTCGCTGACTGGCCACTGATGTGGCCGTTCTCCTGGTCTTTCCCCTTTATGCGGCCTTCATTCATGCGCTGGTTCAACTGGCCGGAAAATGGACACAGTGAG ATGAGGATGGAAAGGGACCGCTTTGTTATTTATCTGGATGTGAAGCATTTCTCCCTCGGTGAGCTGTCCGTCAATGTAAGCAACGAGTTCATCACCGTGCTCGCCAAACACGAGGACAGACAG ATTGATCACGGCTTTGTGTCGAGAGAGTTTCTGAGGAAGTACAGGCTTCCTTCTGGTGTGATAGGGGCCGACATCACCTCCAATCTGTCGTCTGACGGCATCCTGACAATCACAGCGCCGCGGTCATCTCCCGGACCAGACTGCAACATTCCCATCTCCTTTGAAAATGGCAcacagaagcaaaaaatgtag